The following are from one region of the Osmerus mordax isolate fOsmMor3 chromosome 1, fOsmMor3.pri, whole genome shotgun sequence genome:
- the wnt4 gene encoding protein Wnt-4a, with product MSAEYVLRCLLMLCLALFSANASNWLYLAKLSSVGSISDEETCERLRGLIQRQVQICKRSVEVMDAVRRGAQLAIDECQFQFRNRRWNCSTLETMPVFGKVVTQGTREAAFVYAISAASVAFAVTRACSSGELEKCGCDRNVHGVSPEGFQWSGCSDNIAYGVAFSQSFVDVRERSKGQSSSRALMNLHNNEAGRKAILSHMRVECKCHGVSGSCEVKTCWKAMPPFRKVGNVIKEKFDGATEVELRKVGTTKVLVPKNSQFKPHTDEDLVYLDPSPDFCDHDPRTPGMLGTAGRQCNRTSKAIDGCELMCCGRGFQTEEVEVVDRCSCKFHWCCYVKCKQCRKMVEMHTCR from the exons ATGTCCGCAGAGTACGTTTTGCGGTGCCTACTGATGCTCTGCCTCGCTCTCTTCTCGGCCAACGCGAGTAATTGGTT gtaCCTGGCCAAGCTGTCCTCGGTGGGCAGCATCAGTGATGAGGAGACctgtgagaggctgagaggactCATTCAGAGACAG gtgcAGATCTGTAAGCGGAGCGTGGAGGTGATGGATGCCGTGAGGCGTGGGGCCCAGCTGGCCATAGACGAGTGCCAGTTCCAGTTCCGTAACCGTCGCTGGAACTGCTCCACGCTGGAGACCATGCCCGTGTTCGGCAAAGTGGTCACCCAGG ggaccCGCGAGGCAGCCTTCGTGTACGCCATCTCGGCAGCCAGCGTGGCGTTCGCGGTGACACGGGCCTGCAGCAGCGGGGAGCTGGAGAAATGCGGGTGCGACCGCAACGTCCATGGAGTTAGTCCAGAGG GGTTCCAGTGGTCGGGCTGCAGTGACAACATCGCCTATGGGGTGGCCTTCTCCCAGTCCTTTGTGgacgtgagagagaggagcaaagGCCAGTCCTCCAGTAGAGCCCTCATGAACCTCCACAATAACGAGGCCGGGAGGAAG GCGATCCTGTCCCACATGCGTGTGGAGTGTAAGTGCCACGGCGTGTCGGGCTCCTGCGAGGTGAAGACCTGCTGGAAGGCCATGCCGCCCTTCCGCAAGGTGGGCAACGTCATCAAGGAGAAGTTCGACGGAGCCACCGAGGTGGAGCTGCGCAAGGTGGGCACCACCAAGGTGCTGGTGCCCAAGAACTCCCAGTTCAAACCCCACACGGACGAGGACCTGGTCTACCTGGACCCCAGCCCCGACTTCTGCGACCACGACCCGCGCACCCCGGGCATGCTGGGCACGGCGGGGCGCCAGTGCAACCGCACGTCCAAGGCCATCGACGGCTGCGAGCTGATGTGCTGCGGGCGGGGCTTCCAgacggaggaggtggaggtggtggacagGTGCAGCTGTAAGTTCCACTGGTGCTGCTACGTCAAGTGCAAACAGTGCCGCAAGATGGTGGAGATGCACACCTGTCGGTGA
- the cdc42 gene encoding cell division control protein 42 homolog isoform X2, whose translation MQTIKCVVVGDGAVGKTCLLISYTTNKFPSEYVPTVFDNYAVTVMIGGEPYTLGLFDTAGQEDYDRLRPLSYPQTDVFLVCFSVVSPSSFENVKEKWVPEITHHCPKTPFLLVGTQIDLRDDPSTIEKLAKNKQKPITPETAEKLARDLKAVKYVECSALTQRGLKNVFDEAILAALEPPETQRKRKCCIF comes from the exons ATGCAGaccatcaaatgtgttgtagtGGGGGACGGAGCTGTGGGTAAAACCTGTCTGCTCATCTCCTACACCACTAACAAGTTCCCCTCTGAATATGTCCCTACG gtgtttgataactatgCTGTGACTGTAATGATTGGAGGGGAGCCCTACACCCTGGGATTGTTTGACACTGCAG gtcaggaGGACTACGACAGGTTACGACCTCTGAGCTACCCCCAAACAGACGTGTTCCTcgtctgtttctctgtcgtTTCCCCCTCTTCTTTTGAGAACGTCAAAGAGAAG TGGGTACCAGAGATCACCCACCACTGTCCGAAGACCCCGTTCCTGTTGGTGGGCACTCAGATTGATCTGAGGGACGACCCCTCCACCATAGAGAAGCTGGCCAAGAACAAGCAGAAGCCCATCACCCCTGAGACAGCAGAGAAGCTGGCCAGGGACCTTAAGGCCGTGAAATACGTGGAGTGTTCAGCCCTGACGCAG CGAGGGCTGAAGAATGTATTTGATGAAGCTATCCTAGCCGCCCTAGAGCCGCCAGAGACgcagagaaagaggaaatgCTGTATATTTTAA
- the cdc42 gene encoding cell division control protein 42 homolog isoform X1 → MQTIKCVVVGDGAVGKTCLLISYTTNKFPSEYVPTVFDNYAVTVMIGGEPYTLGLFDTAGQEDYDRLRPLSYPQTDVFLVCFSVVSPSSFENVKEKWVPEITHHCPKTPFLLVGTQIDLRDDPSTIEKLAKNKQKPITPETAEKLARDLKAVKYVECSALTQKGLKNVFDEAILAALEPPEPKKKRKCVLL, encoded by the exons ATGCAGaccatcaaatgtgttgtagtGGGGGACGGAGCTGTGGGTAAAACCTGTCTGCTCATCTCCTACACCACTAACAAGTTCCCCTCTGAATATGTCCCTACG gtgtttgataactatgCTGTGACTGTAATGATTGGAGGGGAGCCCTACACCCTGGGATTGTTTGACACTGCAG gtcaggaGGACTACGACAGGTTACGACCTCTGAGCTACCCCCAAACAGACGTGTTCCTcgtctgtttctctgtcgtTTCCCCCTCTTCTTTTGAGAACGTCAAAGAGAAG TGGGTACCAGAGATCACCCACCACTGTCCGAAGACCCCGTTCCTGTTGGTGGGCACTCAGATTGATCTGAGGGACGACCCCTCCACCATAGAGAAGCTGGCCAAGAACAAGCAGAAGCCCATCACCCCTGAGACAGCAGAGAAGCTGGCCAGGGACCTTAAGGCCGTGAAATACGTGGAGTGTTCAGCCCTGACGCAG AAAGGCCTAAAGAATGTGTTTGATGAGGCGATACTGGCTGCACTGGAGCCCCCTGAGCCCAAGAAGAAACGCAAATGCGTGCTGCTATGA